A stretch of Chitinophagaceae bacterium DNA encodes these proteins:
- the rpsB gene encoding 30S ribosomal protein S2, with protein MENNTSLQQQLLEAGVHFGHLKKKWNPKMLPYIFAEKKGIHIIDLNKTVEGLQESAAALKAIARSGKKVMFVATKKQAKEITSDCAKRVNMPFVTERWLGGMLTNFNTVRKSVKKMQSIEKMLADGSAESLTKKERLTLSRDKEKMEKVLGGISQISRVPAALFLVDIGHEHIALAEAKKLGITTFGMVDTNCDPNRVDFAIPANDDATKSIAIVVNYLTAAIAEGLQERQADKDEEDSHDVEESAEAKAARFEEKVEGSEERAKRGRGTSAPKRRIPGPGAGGRKPATK; from the coding sequence ATGGAAAATAATACTTCCTTACAACAGCAACTTTTAGAAGCCGGTGTTCATTTCGGTCACCTGAAGAAGAAATGGAACCCCAAAATGCTGCCTTATATCTTTGCAGAAAAGAAAGGCATTCACATCATCGACCTGAACAAGACCGTGGAAGGTTTGCAGGAATCTGCGGCAGCGCTTAAAGCGATCGCACGCAGCGGTAAAAAAGTAATGTTTGTGGCCACCAAAAAGCAGGCTAAAGAAATTACCAGCGATTGTGCAAAGCGGGTGAACATGCCATTTGTTACCGAGCGCTGGCTGGGTGGTATGCTGACCAACTTCAACACCGTTCGCAAGAGCGTTAAGAAGATGCAGAGCATTGAAAAGATGCTGGCAGACGGAAGCGCTGAAAGCCTGACCAAGAAAGAACGCCTCACCCTGAGCCGGGATAAGGAAAAAATGGAAAAAGTGCTTGGCGGTATCTCCCAGATAAGCCGTGTACCTGCTGCCCTGTTCCTGGTGGATATCGGTCATGAGCACATTGCCCTTGCCGAAGCAAAGAAATTAGGCATCACCACGTTTGGTATGGTGGATACGAACTGTGATCCGAACAGGGTTGATTTTGCCATTCCGGCCAATGACGATGCTACCAAATCAATTGCCATTGTTGTTAATTACCTGACCGCTGCCATTGCCGAAGGTTTACAGGAGCGCCAGGCTGATAAAGACGAAGAAGACAGCCACGATGTGGAGGAAAGCGCCGAAGCCAAAGCAGCCCGTTTTGAAGAAAAAGTGGAGGGAAGTGAAGAAAGAGCGAAACGTGGAAGGGGTACTTCTGCTCCAAAACGCCGCATACCGGGTCCGGGTGCAGGCGGCAGAAAGCCGGCAACTAAATAA
- a CDS encoding elongation factor Ts has translation MSVTITAADINKLRQTTGAGMMDCRKALTESNGDFEAAIDWLRKQGQKVAAKRSDREAKEGVVIAQTTADHKSGIVLCISCETDFVSKNAEFVAFAQSIADAAIANNVKTAEELNAVSVNGSTVTELINDKLAAIGEKIALTKFERIDAPYVASYIHGANRMGVLVAMTKEAAEAGKDVAMQIAAMNPLAVDETSIAPETVAREKEIAIEQIKAEGKPAEMAEKIAMGKVNKFFKENTLLAQAFVKDNSKSVADYLKSVDGDLKVTDFKRVALG, from the coding sequence ATGAGTGTTACAATAACAGCAGCAGATATAAATAAATTACGCCAGACAACCGGCGCCGGTATGATGGATTGCCGCAAAGCATTGACAGAAAGCAACGGCGATTTTGAAGCAGCCATTGACTGGTTACGCAAACAGGGCCAGAAAGTAGCCGCCAAGCGCAGCGACCGGGAGGCCAAAGAAGGGGTGGTGATCGCTCAAACAACAGCCGACCATAAAAGCGGTATCGTTCTTTGCATCAGCTGCGAAACAGACTTCGTAAGCAAGAATGCTGAATTTGTGGCCTTTGCACAAAGCATTGCCGATGCAGCCATCGCCAACAATGTTAAAACAGCAGAAGAATTAAATGCTGTTTCTGTAAATGGTTCAACGGTTACAGAACTGATCAATGATAAACTGGCAGCCATCGGGGAAAAAATTGCCCTCACAAAATTTGAAAGGATCGATGCTCCTTACGTGGCTTCTTATATACACGGTGCCAACCGCATGGGTGTATTGGTGGCCATGACCAAAGAAGCAGCCGAAGCAGGTAAAGACGTGGCCATGCAGATCGCAGCCATGAACCCGCTGGCTGTTGATGAAACTTCCATCGCCCCGGAAACGGTTGCGCGGGAAAAGGAGATCGCTATTGAGCAGATCAAGGCCGAAGGCAAACCGGCTGAAATGGCTGAAAAGATCGCCATGGGTAAAGTGAACAAGTTCTTTAAAGAAAATACCTTGCTGGCCCAGGCTTTTGTAAAAGATAACAGCAAATCCGTAGCGGATTATTTGAAGAGTGTGGATGGGGATTTGAAAGTTACAGATTTTAAGCGGGTGGCATTGGGATGA
- a CDS encoding class I SAM-dependent methyltransferase: METYQSYFEENRQSWNKRTGVHKDSAFYDLAGFKKGASSLSPIELGELGDVKGKTLLHLQCHFGMDTMSWEREGATVTGVDLSDEAIKLANETRTELNLGAEFICCNVYDLKDHLDKKFDIVFTSYGTIGWLPDLDRWAEIVSYFLKPGGTFYIADFHPALWMMDDNFEYIKYSYFNTQVITEEISGSYSDRNAPIRSTEHGWNHPFTEIFNSLLKYDLQIIQFNEFPYSTYNCFNNLEQGEDGMWRIKGMNEKLPMMYSIKARKETR; encoded by the coding sequence ATGGAAACCTATCAATCTTATTTTGAAGAAAACAGACAGTCATGGAACAAGCGCACCGGCGTTCATAAGGACTCTGCTTTTTATGACCTGGCAGGATTTAAAAAAGGAGCCTCCTCCCTTAGCCCCATTGAACTGGGCGAACTGGGCGATGTGAAAGGGAAAACCCTGCTGCACCTGCAATGCCATTTTGGGATGGATACCATGAGCTGGGAAAGGGAAGGGGCAACCGTTACGGGTGTTGACCTGAGTGATGAAGCGATAAAACTGGCCAATGAAACAAGAACGGAACTTAACCTGGGTGCCGAATTCATTTGCTGCAACGTGTATGACCTGAAAGATCATCTGGATAAAAAGTTCGATATTGTTTTCACTTCCTATGGCACCATTGGCTGGTTGCCTGACCTTGACAGGTGGGCGGAGATCGTTTCTTATTTCTTAAAACCCGGGGGCACATTTTACATCGCCGATTTTCACCCGGCCTTGTGGATGATGGATGATAATTTTGAATACATTAAATACAGTTACTTCAATACCCAGGTGATCACGGAAGAGATATCCGGTTCTTATTCCGACCGGAATGCCCCGATAAGATCCACGGAGCATGGCTGGAACCATCCGTTTACCGAGATCTTTAATTCGCTGCTGAAGTATGATCTGCAGATCATACAGTTCAATGAATTTCCGTATTCAACCTACAATTGTTTTAATAACCTGGAACAGGGTGAAGATGGCATGTGGCGCATAAAGGGAATGAATGAAAAACTACCTATGATGTATTCCATAAAAGCAAGGAAAGAAACCCGTTAG
- a CDS encoding UMP kinase codes for MLPKYKRILLKLSGESLMGDKNFGIDSEVIARYAQDIKSIIELGVQVAIVIGGGNIYRGTNEAESGIERAQGDYMGMLATVINGMAVQSGLEKAGIYTRLQSAIKMEQIAEPYIRRRAMRHLEKGRVVIFGAGTGNPYFTTDTAGSLRAIEIKADVILKGTRVNGIYTADPEKDPTATKYETISFADCIQKNLKVMDMTAFTLCMENNLPIVVFDMNTEGNLLKVVTGEKVGTLVT; via the coding sequence ATGCTTCCTAAGTACAAAAGAATCCTGCTTAAACTTTCCGGCGAATCCTTAATGGGGGATAAGAATTTCGGTATCGACAGCGAAGTGATCGCCCGGTATGCGCAGGACATAAAATCGATCATTGAACTGGGTGTGCAGGTGGCCATTGTGATCGGGGGAGGGAATATCTACCGGGGTACCAATGAGGCGGAAAGCGGTATTGAAAGGGCCCAGGGAGATTATATGGGTATGCTGGCAACGGTCATCAATGGTATGGCCGTGCAGAGTGGCCTGGAGAAGGCCGGCATTTATACCCGTTTGCAAAGTGCCATAAAAATGGAGCAGATCGCAGAACCATACATACGCAGAAGGGCCATGCGTCACCTGGAAAAAGGAAGGGTGGTGATCTTTGGAGCCGGTACCGGTAACCCTTATTTTACGACCGATACAGCCGGTTCATTACGGGCCATTGAGATCAAAGCCGATGTCATCTTAAAGGGTACCCGGGTGAATGGCATTTATACGGCCGATCCTGAAAAAGATCCGACCGCAACAAAATATGAGACCATCTCTTTTGCCGATTGCATACAAAAGAACCTGAAGGTGATGGATATGACGGCTTTCACTTTATGCATGGAAAATAATTTACCCATCGTGGTATTCGATATGAATACAGAGGGCAATCTTCTGAAAGTGGTGACCGGCGAAAAAGTGGGCACGCTTGTGACTTAA